The Daphnia pulex isolate KAP4 chromosome 7, ASM2113471v1 genome includes the window ttttttttccccacagAATGATAGTTGCAGTTATTGCTAGCTTCATTATGCCGTCAGCATACCATCTAGCTCTAATATACGTAAGCGCAGCCACAATGTTCTTCCtggtaattatttattttctaataaagTTGAATACGATACattaaaacaattgttttattgGGACCACAGATTCGTTCTTTGAAGGTTCAAATACTACCAGAGTCCTCCCATGATTCCTACGGAGAACAGAATACTAGCTTCACCGGGGAAGGTTCTAAACGACGGACTTATCTTTTGCTTTTCATGGGAGGTTTGCAGCCGTTGATGATGTGGTGGCTGACTCGACAGATTGCACGCCCCTAAGGTGTTTTGACAGTAGAATCTAAGTGGAGCGCTTCCGTTTCATCTGATTGAACACTCTTCTCCCAGCGTATTTTCGTTTTCAGATGTTATAAAATTTTTGCCAAGACTATATTCTGAATGCAATGTGCTttgcaaaatttcaaataaactcAAAAGTTCATTCTTTACTACTCTTTAATTGgcttgtaataaaaattgggagatttttcattttattatttgactaTAAAAGTTGTACAGTAATGTCCATTCAATGCCATATAGGTTTATAATTGTAGCCAGCAtacttcttcttgtatttcaATCCAGTGACTATGGTAGACCGCCTGGGGAAAGCACTTATGCCACCGTGCATGGTGTCTGTGTCTGGATGGAAACGGTGATAATCATACTGGATTGAGACATTGGGTGGGAGCTCAATGGACTTGAATTTATCCAGTGGCACTCTAGTATCAATTTCTTGCAGGTAAAAGTCTCTGATGTCATCTAAATAGAAGCAAAACATGGTTAAATACCTAAACCCTAGTCTGATTTCTGTTTCTAGCTTACCTGTGGTTAGAATTTCGTGTAGTTTTGAATTAGGCACTCCATGATTAAATTCCTTGAAGCAGGCCGTAAGCACTTTAAACTTGATGCGGCCATTACTTAATTGTGCTGAATTTGAGCCCAATTGGCTTTCAAAAATGCCATCGAGTTTCTTTTCGGCGTCCTCCGGAGGGGTGTAAGGTTTATGAGGGCGCAGATAACTTCTGTCCTTCAAAGACTTTGCGATGGATTCTATAGTCGACGCAAAGCGTCTTGCCTGTAAAATCAAAGTTCACatacaaatcaaataataataacggttTAAGTTACGAATACCAACCTGATATAATCCACAAGCCATGCTGTTCTGGCTGATCTCGGAATAAGAtgttaaagaaaataacatgTGGTGGCCATCTAGCGAGAATGGACGACACCTTTTTTAACGTTACCGGCTTTTTGTCACGATTCAATTCCCACCGAAGTGAAGAAGGAAATgtcgtattttttcaaaaaggctTTCCAATTCTGCGTTACTTAAACATTGCTTGTGAATATATTTGACTAGTGATAAAGATATGATATTTTCCCGCTTTTCCTTGATCGtgttttcagaatttttttacatttaacagGAAAAGAAAGCGTTGTCCTCATTACGTTTTTTAGCCTACAATGTGAATTAGAATGTTtctagaaattaaaaatccaGAGTCCGTCTTTTCGATATAAGACTTAGATGACGTAATGATAAAGTTAAATATAAAATGGAGAGAAATGTCGAATGAGGgttttgctgtcaaaagtagATTGAGAGTCACGTGACGGCTGTGTGGGCCAATGAGAAGGAGGCAGTATGGCGACGCTCGCTCAAACTGGCAATGTCTTGTCGTTGGTCGGCCATTGAAAGTTAGGCTAGGTGTACGAGCTAGGAGTCTCGGTTTCTTCTGCGTGTGCTGCGGCGCTCCAAAAATCCAAAAGACACCATGGCTTGTTGGTGAAATTGACTGGATTTTCGTCTAATCTTTCCTTCTCGTCTTGATCGTGTCATTTTTTCGCTAGTGAGTTGTCCGATTCCAACGAGAACCAAGTGTGAGAGAAAGGGAGAGAGGCGCcctcgaagaagaagaagaagtttgtgtctgtgtgtgtgtaccccGACaactttggtgtgtgtgtgtgtgtgtgatgcgTTTCAAAGTGTAAAAACGTTGCAAGCCATGATGATGCTCATCGACGAGGGAAACAATCCGTTCGATTGAGTGAAAAAGGTGTATAATTGCTTTCAAAGTTCAACATCATACACACGGcgttctgtgtgtgtgtgtatagtgccgtgtgtgtgtgagcgaGCGTAAACCTCCCTCCCACTCTTCCCACCATACACACAAATGGCCCATCCGAATTCGCAAACCAATGGAGCTAGCTTAGAAGATTGCCACACCAACTTCTTTGCCCTGGTATATTTCATTTGCTTATTTT containing:
- the LOC124196591 gene encoding 39S ribosomal protein L50, mitochondrial-like, with amino-acid sequence MLFSLTSYSEISQNSMACGLYQARRFASTIESIAKSLKDRSYLRPHKPYTPPEDAEKKLDGIFESQLGSNSAQLSNGRIKFKVLTACFKEFNHGVPNSKLHEILTTDDIRDFYLQEIDTRVPLDKFKSIELPPNVSIQYDYHRFHPDTDTMHGGISAFPRRSTIVTGLKYKKKYAGYNYKPIWH